CggaacatgacaacatgaaaggCAGCCATCGCCGAGACATGCACTGAGTAATGGGACAAGCGTATGACTTCACTCAGCTGTTAGACGTTTTCCATCAAATCCCCCTGCGCTCTTAAAGAGTCGCCATGTTTACGCAATTGTTTTAATGCCTTTGAGCTTTAAACGCCATAATCAGcccatatgtttttttttctttctttttcttttacatGAAATTGAATCTTGGGGGGCTTGTGTATAAATTTGGCCATGCTTATATTTCCCATGGCTAGATATGAGACACAATAAAGCTCTGTGCTGAGTTCAGTCTGCCGGGGCCTGGGCCCGTGGACCAGGGTTGGCTGATGAGATGGAGAAAATATGACTTAGAGCACCAGTAATCCAATCACATCATTAAACACATGCTCGGATAAACACTGGACACTCACTGCTGTTGGACGCGTACTCCCCGATGAAACGCTTTGTCAAGAACCGCACCAGAACTGCTGTGAagtgtgatagagagaaagagagagagagagatagagggagagaaagagggagagagaaggggggggggggtgatggaaggAAGTAACCATATTAGAGCATTGCAGATCTACGAGCTGAAAACAATCCGCCTGAGCCACAAACAATGCTGTTAAAGCTTggctggagaggagaggcgaggaaaGGAGGGCATGAGAGGGGAAGAGTCAATCCCCTCTCTCATCAAAGACTTGGACTCCTCAGCCCTGTGCACCAGGATACATTTGGCACCCCTGCTCCGAGCATTTACAGATTTCATTCGCTCTTTCACCATGAACACAGTGCCTGCTCTATATTAAATATTTGAGCCATGAAGCTGCATTGGCTCACCCCACCATTGTGAAGTGAAGGGGTTTCAGTTTCCATGTACAAACATTCCCTCAGCGGATGCCATGAGAAGGCTGCTTTTTCTGCccccatctcccccccccctctcccataGCTATATGGCTTCAACCGCAGGCCTGCCTGTCCTCGTAACGCACTCCCAGATCTGCCAAGATAGATCGGACGGAGATGTGCATTTCTTCTCTAGCTCGCTCGTCCCAAGCACCTCCGTGATTAGAGGACTTTGGTACCTTGGTCCCCTCAGCCGGCTCTTGATTTTTGGCCCTATGGGGATTATGGGTAATTATTCTGCGCTTATTTAATAGTCATCAGCCCAGGTATGCTGCCTGAGGGACTCTATGTCCCTATTCaacacaggaaaaaaagaatCCCTCATCTGTTATACCAATTACTTGCTTGTTACAACCATCAATTTTAATTTCCCCTTTGGTTGATTTGTTTAACAGTGACCTAATTCATACAACAAAAAGATCCAACAGCATGAAAGTTAAAAAGTGCACGTAGAGTGGACATCATTTATCAAACCGCCTCTCAAAGCAGGCCCATAGTGCATTAGTCAATCTGAGTGAGGCTACAGCGACCGACGCATAGATCTGCAATGGTGACACACAGCAATCTGACCCCAACTATGGATAAGACACACATTCATCTTTAAACTTGGTCTCGAAAAAGAGCATCTCCTGAAAATCAACGTTGAGAGTGTAATGGCGTGATGGCTACAGATGCGAGCTCACCTGATTTTCCTGCTCCTCTGCTTCCCAGCAGGGCCAGCTTGATGTCGGTCATGACTGCAGCCTGAGCACAACAGCTGGGAGAGACGGAGCtggagcaagggagagagagagagagagagagagagagagagagagatggaggagggagagacggagaagggagtgagagagagaaaggcaggccGGCTGGCTGGCTGGTTGGCTGTTTTGGAGGCTGTCCTGCTTTGTGTCCTGCACGCtgaggagagggtggaggcAGGTACTGCTCTGCTTGGAAGCCTCTGCTCCTCTAACGCTTCTGACGTGCCAGAAGGGGGAacggagagaaaaacagagccACATTCGCccactctcttttcttttcctctctctctccctcgctccctctctctctctctctttccctctctcactccctctgtgacacacacacaaacacacacacatacacacacacacacacacacacacacaaccacacacacaaactcatgcaACAGACATATCGACCCAGACTTGCAGCTCCCCGCCCACTAAATGAATGATCTCTTCAAGACTGGGTTGCCAAGAGGTCAGTGTGAAAGTGAATTTGATCCATAGTGCCATTTCACTGACTATTGTTTATTCTGTCCCACAAAAATCCCAAACTAGTGGAAACACCAAGTCCTGAAGGACTCTTGTTTTGCAGAAATTATAATCACCATAATTTCCAGCAGTCATATTTGGATGCTTTGCAATGTTTCTTGGATGTCAACCTATTATTCTACCTACCTACTGTGATGGCTTAGATATTTAGCCAATTTGCAGCATTAATTAAGGAGAACAATGTTTTTTGGAACTGAGTTTTATGATTCACTAAGTCACCAAGAGACGCGGAGCATATtgtggctacacacacacacacacacacacacacacacacacacacacatttttgcctttttctctttcacacacagtcattctGGGCAGAAGCCACCACGGCTCCAACACAGTGGGAGTCCTGGACCATGTTGTCAGGAGGCCAGAGACACTTAATACTGGAGATAGTAGTTCTCTCTCAGTTATCTTAGCTATGGAAGGAGGCCCAGCAGCCCAGAGACCCCATGCCCAGATTTCAGTATCCAAAGTACCGGTTCTCTTATGATTCAAATGCATCAAGTTGTTTGAAAGAAAGGTAGAAAACTATGGGGATTTCAAAACCTCTTTTTTCAGCACAGCCTAGGATGAGAATGAAAAGCTGTTCAATCATCCACACTTTAATTTCATGGACTGCTTCACTGGTCCACCCTGCTTCTCTGCAGCGACAGATCGTTTTTTCCCCGTCTATGTTCAGTGGAGTTCACCATTGTGTCCTGATATTATCCTGTTATGTTTCATTTCGTCTTGGCTGTTTGAGGAGATGCAGACCCTTCTCAAAAGAACCCCACCTTTGCCAAAGACGAAGatataaaagaaaagaaaaacatctgAGGCACAATGCTCATCTATTGTACATGGACAATGTCCATTTGTCAGTGTACAAAAGCAATTCCTGTAATGTTTCATTGAAAGGGACACTGGAAAAACAATCAGGTGTGCACAAAGAAAGGATCTGTAGATTTGCAATGCTGAAGAACAACatgtacaacaacaacaacaatatttGTGACACATGCTTGACTTTGTTCTATTTTTGCCTCACACTTCATTTAGCATTATCAGAGACGAATAATTAATTTGGCTTGAGTATTTTAGTAACTGATGAAGCTTATTTCATTTGAAATGAATAAAATGTTCTCATGAACATGCTGGCAGATAGGGCTGTAAGCCTAAGGTATGCGAACAAAGACTGTAGTGACTGATTTTTCTCTTTCCTCCAAGCCTTGAGCCAAATCACAGAATGAATAATTGTGCGACCGTTGTAAGAAATATTCATTTCTTTCTGCAAACTATTGTCAAAAATGTCAGAGAGCTTTACTCAATATCCAACATctgtataaaaaaagaaaaatcaaagAAATCATCAAACTCTCATACTGTAGCATGTTGTTAGTCATGCAACACTCGATTTCTCAACTGCCATATCACTGAGGATTTGAACACTAACAGGACATTAAATACATAAATGGCCACATCTAAACATGTCCATATGGAGCCATTACAAACATGCTTTTAACAAGCTCCAGGGGGTGAAATTCCACCATGGTCCGACTACAGGTCCAAGCTAAATGCAGGGCAGTTTTGCCTACATCATGTCTGTCTGAAAGAGAATCAACCATGATGTGCTGGTCTGCCCTTTCCAAACAAGCTCTCTGTAGCCCTGCACATCCTGCAGGTATAGCCAGATTCTTCCCAGCACTCCCTCTGGTCTGATCTAAGTGCCATCTCAATGCCATAGGGATGAGCCAGAACATCATGAAAAGCCAAGATTGTTGAGATTTGTTATTCCTTTTTAGGCAAaccttatttctctctctctctctctctctctcacacactttttttcCATCTCCCTGGAGCTAATTTTCTCAGAGATCACCCTCCAAGATGGCATCAGCAACCCAGCTCAGGCCGTTTCATCAGAATTAGACCTGAATAAGCCTTTTAGGGAAAGGTGTTTTGGGCTAATCCAAATCAACTTTCATTGAAGTGTGTGACTAGAAATCCTCTTTTCTCACAAATGAGTCTTTCACGGCTTTAATATCTGTGCCAGACTTGGCACATTGTAAATACTGAGTAacagcaatgttttgaaatttgAAAGCACTCTTAAATTTGCTGGTCTTTGGGGAAAGCACCCACCGAGCTCTTTTTCACTATCAAAACGAGCTACAAACATTTTCAAAGCTGGACTCTTTGCATAAAATAAAGGCAGATAGATAACTATTAATattaaagtacacacacacacacacacacacacacacacacacacacacacatacacacactttgagtgggaagagagagatggtggcagTAGTGCAGTTGCTCGTCTGGATCAGCACAAGGACGGGACagacaaccccccacccccccaccacacacacacacacacacacgcacacatacacacacttggagAAGTTGTAATGCCTCCAATTAAACTAAATTTGTCCTAAGGGCCCCTAGTTAAATAAATTGAGTTAGAACAATTCACTTCTGTCTGGATCAGTGACATGGAAGGCTATATTCATAGAAAAGATCTATCTTCACTGACATAAGGATTCTGTCACCTTCTAAACGATCCAAACGCCATTTCTCATTTCTCGCTAGAAAAACAtaagaaaggaagaaaatgaACTTTGAGAGGGAGACTCCGTGCTCCATGCTTGTAATGATGAGGTCCAGGGCTCCTGTTGGACAGTCGCCCCCCGGGCTTGTGGCCAAGGCCAGGATTGGGCTTATTAATCTGCGGTGGCTATACCCTCCACTCGGCCCGGCGCAGACCCTCCGGTAACCCACTTTTATCAGGATGAGTCGGTGCGGCTGGAGAGCAGAGACTCTGGAGACCGGCTGCTGGCCACTGAAGAAATCAGCTCATGCACCTCGGCAGCCAACACCAACATCACGGCTGTTATTCTTGCTCCTTGACGCAACATTTCAATGTGGAACTCTTTAACAGTGACATGGCGGTTTAATCAGGGCTTTCCAGGCTAATTGAATTAGAAAATTGGGCTGGAGTTGCATGGTGGTTTTTAAAAAGGGCCTCATGTAGGGCCAAGAGGGCCTCTTGAacttcccctggggatcaataaagtatctatctatctatgttcaTCATCATTCACTTGCCTTTACTGTAAGTATGTCAAGACCCTCTCAATAGCCTATAGCAAATTATTCACGGACCAAATGTTGAAGTGTTTGGTGAATGTAGGACTGCATGGCAAAAGATGAATCATGACTGTGAGAGGTCAtaacaacataaacacagattCTTCAGGCCCTAAACATATGAAACTATGATATGACATTCATGAACCAGAAGCATTTACCAGATTAAAATTAGATCGAAGAGACAGGTTGACAGTATGAGGACTTTTaggtgtagcctactttctgcATTTGTCCATGCAATCTTTCATTCAATAGTAGCCACATGTTTGACTCCACTAAATATCTTCAGTGAACATTTTGTCAAACAAATCACAACCTCATTCAGTCAAACCTGAGTGCTTCAGTTGAATGGCATAGAATTCACATACTTGAAAGGTTATTGTTTGACTGAGACAAATCTAAAGCATAGAATAAAAAAAGAGCAGCCTATGTTCTTCAACCATTTTAACAGTTCAAGAGCTCATAAAGAAATGCTTACATGTGTTTTCCCTCTGTGAAATCAACAGCTATTAGGCCTCCTATGTAAGTACTACTATGTTGGCACAGTATTATTCTCAACTCAGGATTCataaagaaattaaaatgaGAAATATCACTGATGTGCTTGAGTAAAGTGTCATCCAGGATATATTTATTTGAATGCCTTCCAGTATTTTCTTAACAGTAAAGGCCTATGTTCAGTTTGTAAGCTTGATACATTCCAGCCACTAATACAGGAATATTATGACAGGTAGCATGTCCATCAGATTGAAACATTAACAAGGCTAATCTACACAGAAACTGCAGCCAGAGAAAGCGGTGAATTACAAAAAGGTCCCCGATTCTTCAACAGTAACGGCACCTTTCCACTCAGTTTCCAGATCATTCCTCTGCGTATGTCTCCTCCGCCAATTGAAGACTAGCAGACATAAGAAACATTTTCCATCAAACCTGAGAAATAATGTTACCATCTTTGACAGATTGAATTCCAACATATAACAATGTCCTGGCAATGTTCATCTATATTAATAACCAGCCCAATGTCTTTTATAGCATGGTGGTTTAGTCGTTTCTTTCAGACAACCACAAAGTTCATTGTGAACTTGATGCCATTGCTGTTTTTGGAATCACTAGAGACACAGCGCCCTCTATAGGATATCATAAGAAAAAAATTCAACCTGAAATAAATGGTAAATATTTAGATAACAGAGACAAAATCTCGCCCTTAAAAATCTAAAATACTTATGATATAaattaacaataataatatattgTTACTAATTCACTGTTGCCAGCAACCATTGATCCACCATAAAAAGACAGTTCATAACTGGATATTAAAGAACTATAGCAACATTTACCTATATCAACTTTGTCAGAGCAAAGAACATGATACAATATATTGAACCTGACAGTATATagtcaaaataaaaaaagaaacagtttCTAAAAAGGCAGTATATAAAGGCATATAAAGTTTTAAAACATGAATGCAGGCGACATTGCATATTACATTTGCTGAAACTACATCATCTCAGAGAAGCACGGTAAATACTTGTGTTAAATGCACTTAAAATATATCCACATCCGGGACGTGTGAAGTATATGAAGTGTGAAGATCTCCATAGGGCAGAGCCAAAGCCTGCCATGTCTGGCTCATCTCCCACTAAAACACCTCCAGTCTGAGCAGGCATGCGTCAGCTAGAAGTGCTGCCTCCTGCTGTTGAGCGAATGCCTCCTTTTCCTCTTGCGATGGCTCTGTTCTCTCCGGTCGGGCCAGGGGAAGCCCCTCACGGGTCCCGGCTCCACGCCCTCGTACTCGTCGCTGTCGGACTCCTCCACCCCGGCGGACGAGAAGGCCTGGCTGGGGAAGACCTCCCTCAGGCAGGTGGAGAAGAATGCCTCCAGGCTGCGTCCGGCCTGGGCCATCTCGGAGTCCGGCTGTGGGGGAACGGAGAGGGACGAGGCTGTAAGCGTCACACATTTATCATTCGTCAGAACAAGAGGTCATTTCACCCCTGGATCTGCTGTCTCATAGGGAACACTCTCACAGAGCATGGACTCTCTGGTCTTCATACTGTAGAAGAATCCTTCAAAAAGTTCTGTTTAAGAGCTGAAAGAACTGAAAGCTGCTTTAGAAAGGCCCTTAGAAAGCCCTTTTTAGAAGGGCCTCTTTTGTCAATGGGAACTCAAGGGTTTTAGTGGGACAGACGGAGGAACATTTAAAGGTTTTGCCTAAACACATCACTAAGGGGCTCTTACAATGAACCTCTCTCCTTATAGATGGACACTTTTCCCTCAAACATCAGACATATTCATCCTCATGGTAGATggtcaggtaaaaaaaaaaaaaaagagaaacagcaCATGTGCAATACTGCAGCAGGTTTTTTACTGTGTGAGAGGCAAACAATAATAatgcatcaaaacataactgtgTGCACGATACAATATGCATGCAAATAAGCGTGATCTATTTTAGGTCAAATAAATTAAACAGGATATGAGAAAGGCGCGGCTCATTACAGCGGCGGTGGCAGGGGCTAATAAGATATGTTTTCAGCAGCTGGTCTTCTCAGCCGCACCTCCGCCACGGCGCCCGTTTCCATCGAGCGTACAAAGCCAAACGGTGGAGGATTAAGAATGCGTACATTAATTACATAATAAAATATGCAACGTCTCCCATCAGCGGTGCTACAGAGCGCcagaaaaaaaaggagaggagaggagaggcacaggTTCACTCACGTAATTAAATTTTGCACAATTCCTGAACATGAGGAAGACGTCGGCCACAAACTCCTCTGGGCTGAAGTAGTGCATGTGGCTAGATTTATTCAGCTTCCCCCGGATGACGGACAGGTCCATCGGCCTCTTGATTATCTGATAATAGTGGCGGGCCTGGGcggaagaaaaggagagagaaaagggaaaagCAATTTCAAAAAAGCGAAAAGTGAAAAAAGGTTGTTTTGCCCTTGGATGTGTCTGTTGATAGATTTAACTGGAGGCATGAGAGCAGAGGTCAAACGTGCTTTTAGAGGACTACGTAATTCATCATATTCAAGcatctattttttttctcaaacaTCTCTGAATTCATACAAGCTCTTTGGATTTCCAATGCCGAAAATCATTAATTTAGACTTGTGGTGTTCTCACCGAGGCAGCTATTCGTATATTCATCATTCATAATCAGAGCCTGAAATTGGATTTCGTAGGGGGTGTGAACTGCTCTCAAATTAATTGGCTTTTCTTAATAGTTTAACTAATAGAGGTCATCACTGTATCTCGTTATTTTGTTCCCCTCTCCCGTTATCTTTGCAGACACCCCCTTTCCATCCGAAGTCCTCTGAACTCTTCCGTACATATATTACCCAGTATTGGCCACTGAGAACCTCTCTGGTGGACGTGCTGGAGAACTACACAACTGACCAGCAACATCCTGACATGAAGGCTCTTGTGATATTGATATAATTACAACTGTGgtgcatgtgtaagtgtgtgttctcCAAGCTCCTGTGATAATATGATATTTATATAATCCTGattgcagtgtgagtgtgtgtgtgtgcgtgtgtgtgtgtgcgcgcgcgagtgtgtgtgtgtgtgtgcgcatgtgtggtatgtgcgtgtgtatgtgtgtgtgtgtgtgtgtgtgtgtgtgtgtgtgtgtgtgtgtgtgtgtgtgtgtgcgtgcgtgcttgcatgcgtttgtgtgtgtgtgtgtgtgtgtgtgtgcaagccagTCTCACTCACCAGTGGGCTCACAGGTTCATGGAAGGGAGCACTCAAAGCGTGGCTGAAGATGAGCAGAGTAAGCTTCTCACATTTCTGTGgtagaaagaggaagagaaagagaaagaaagagtgtgagagagtgacagagagagagagagggagagaaagagagatagagagagaaagagcaagaggatAGATCTAATTACACTGCACTGCATATTGGGGTGGGGTGCATCTTAGCAAAAACCAGCTCACTGTAAACCTCACACAATCTTCTACTAAATCTAATGGAGGGAGTGTTGCTTGCGTATTAACTGAGCCCCCATCTACTTTGCATGCAACAAATAGCCTCCAGTCTTTGAGCTGTCATCCTCCCCGATGCAGATAACCGCTCTCACCTTGCACTTGACTCTTGCGGGTGGAGAACACAAGCACGCGTGAAAGAGAAACCCTTATCTGCAGGCTGACTTGTTTATCCTTTCACTTTGACCCCAGAGGGTAAGAGTGAGCTGGCCACAGGTTTAATTGGAGATAGGGGCGGCGggtgggggaggtgtgtgtgtgtgtgtgtgtgtgtgtgtgtgtgtgtgtgtgtggatgggcagCATCTGCTTGTCTCACCCTCAGGTCGCTGGCAGACAGGCCGTATGGCAGGGCCTTCCCCTTGAGCTCGGCGCTCAGGCGTGTGTTCTCACAGTCGTACTCCACCTCGGGCTGCTGCACGTCCCGACACAGGCTGCACACCCAGTCACCActgggagaaggagaagagaggagagagagaggagaacagaagagaagaaaggagaggaggtgataggagaaaagaaaagaaaagaaaagaagagaggagaagagagaagaggggagaggagatgagaggaaaggaggttgggggggaggggggtgagggaagaggagaccagaggagagcaaaggagaggagaggagaggagacaccaGTTAGCCTGTTAGCCTCGCTGTACCGCACCATAACGAGGGGGCTCAGGGGCTGATGAACTGAAATCTGGCTGCTGTCTGCAACTCATAAATTATGAATCGCAGCAGTGCATTTTGAGCTAAAGCCTTTGAATTCATTAAGCCTTTGTTGTTGTGGTTTTATAAAATACACAAGCAAGGTGCTCTTTCAGTTGTTCTTGGGTGTGCTAGAGATTGCCCAGAATGAGTCAACTCCTCAAATGATATTTTTGTAACTCGTGCCATCACAGCAAGTAATGGTGACTCAAGGGCACCCGGTGAATTTCCTCAAGAGAGCCTGCAGAAGGGTGCggggcagtatggggcagtgtGCTGGGTGCTTACTTTGGGAAGCTGAGCAGCGATGGCACGTGGCAGGACAAGTGGTAGACTTTAGGGCAGCGGTCACAACAGAGCAGCTCTCCACCGATGAGGCACACGGCACAGAAGTCCTCGTTCTCCATCTCCGCCtcctcctcagcctcctcctctgcctcctcctcgGCCTCCTCCTCGGCCTCCACCTCGGCCTCCTCCTGCATCTCTTGTTCCTCCTCAACGGGAGGCAGCAGCTCAGTCACCTCCTCCGGCCGCGGGCTAGAGTCGCTGGACGACGAgagctgctcctcctcctccacctgtgGTGGAGGTGGCTCGGCTGACTCGGGCTCCAGGCGCACAGCCACCTCGGCGGTCGAGTCTGGCTCGGACACCAGGTCCGGCTCGGAGTAAGCGGTAGAGGACAGCTCCGTCTCAGCCGGCTGCTCCGACTCCAGCTCGGATTCCGCGTGCGAGTCGCCCTGCGAGCTGGGATCCCATTCCTTCAGGGGCTCCAAGCCCAGGTTATCCTCTGACCCCAGGTCAGTCAGTGAGACCGTCTCCGGCTGAGGCTCTGACTCTGACTCAGGCAGACTGACAGGCTCCGGATCAGTGGAGGACGCCTCCAGTGTTTGCGATTTCTCTGAGTCACAGTCATCTCCGTCGGGCAGCCAGGGGCTCTCCGTCAGGCCGGGTGACGAGGCAGCAGCAGGAGGCTCTGGGGATTGGTCCTCTGAGGCCGTGGGGTGATCCTCCTCTCGGGTCAGTGGCAAATCTCCTCTCGACACCTGCTGGTGAGAAAGAGTAGCCACTGAAACACTGAGCAGCTCTGGGAGATTTCACTGACCCTCCTGTCCTACTTTCAATGCAACATGTAGTGATTTTTATTACTTCACTGAGGCCCTGTGGTGGGAGTATCGTGTCATATCATGTCCTCATTTTGCCACAAAAAACTCAAAACTGGAGCtcagctgcacagatcagataCCTCGGCGACCTGCTCTCCAATCAGCTCCACTGGTTTCAGGCCCCTGTCCTgggagaggggtgtgtgggggtgaccGTGAGGAGGGCATCGCGACACCAGGATCTTCAGCCGCTCCAGACAGACCACAGGCACCTTAGAGCTGACACCTGCCTCGCTACTGCTTTGGGTGAGAGGAGGCACAAGTCAGTAACCCCCATTTCCCTCAGATGAACAACTTCAACTAAATGTCTTCGTCATGCCATATACAAAAGTGTTGTACCTGTTGTTTGCAGTCTTCCTCGCTATCCTGTATTTTGTCTTGCGCTTGTGTCCAGGACTGTCATAcgtgtacacacaaacattttctaacaaaaaaaaaaacaaacaaaaagaaatcTGATTAGCTATGACCTGGCCAGACATCATGGTGAaacaacgttttttttttttttcagccggAGCTGAGCAAAAATGAAACTGGGCATATGACTCATAGTCAGTCAGTGACAGCCAGCCATAGTCATAGCAAGAGTGGTGACACCGTGGCAAAAGCCCTCCCTAAATCTATCAAGCAGACTCTTCGTGTGAGTGACCACAGCCACAGCGCAGGCTGGTCCTGCAACTCGGCTAAtcaggtgtgtgcgtgcgtgcgcgcgggCGGAGCTGTACCTGGCTCCGTCTTGTAGGTGGTGAGGCAGAGCGAGCTGCCACCTGGCTGGACTCCCCGGCTCAGTACTCCATCCAAGCCAACGCTCTTCTCCTGGGCTCTAGCCCcgccacactgtgtgtgtgtgtgtgtgtgtgtgtgtgagagagagagagagagggagagaggttgaGCTAAAAATATCCAACAGAGGGCTGATAACAGAAGGAGCGGTTATGGGATGAGGAGGCACAGAGATAACAGCCCCAAAAAAAGCAGGTTTTTGGGGAGGCATAGAAAGCATGAGTGCTCCACATTGGAGAGATGAGTGAGGCAAAACAGGCTATGTGAAGTGTACCAAACAGACTCCTGACTACTGCTCTACACGGAGGTTGTCTCAGGTCTGTGAGCCTGGAGATGAGGACTTCGAAAAAACAATGAATCAGGTACAATTAATTTGCCTTTATTAGGAGgactaaaaaaaacaacatgttcTGTGAACATTCAACCTGAGTGTTACCAGGGCAACAGCTAATGTTAGATCTCTTCTCAGCTTTGCATGGTGCTTATTTTGTAGTGTGAGCTCTGCTGATGTTCATAAACGTGAGCTGGTTTTAATTACAGCCAAAAGCACCTCAGAGTCTAACCTGCAGATTGTGGCCTA
The Alosa sapidissima isolate fAloSap1 chromosome 14, fAloSap1.pri, whole genome shotgun sequence DNA segment above includes these coding regions:
- the trim66 gene encoding tripartite motif-containing protein 66 isoform X5, whose translation is MAKMIMMNELNKRANLLIEQLENVSSNFKRRLEDQLQGAIEMCSTLDQVQNFISWATTHHQRSPLLFSKDLMTYQMQHVLEPQLHLDSWAPLKIKFNWDASFWTKQISTLGQLTVEGGSCLFSESLGHRGILRPQPVACIAVPALCRGIRDPGCAYQSCCQPQLCCLHCVPPQPQPPGNMQAGRDKSGQEPPSPHPVSCAHSPPPPYQPHLGPTRQRAQQTATRQGEGDASSQLQLSPTSASAGYYQSQSQSTAPPAALVPPPQHPQRGEQPLDGHAKATPELPQLPQLPQPSSSSSGAPASGPTEAERELQCGAGRSPHQVERGSPVSPSASGEISVKMYQADGREQLCSDSAAGWVPSAFEMSALAEGSLVESQSLSGVSVSRKRRSQRGSTERRSPSQPWPPGAAHSMTTAPRDQAGSAEQTHTQCGGARAQEKSVGLDGVLSRGVQPGGSSLCLTTYKTEPENVCVYTYDSPGHKRKTKYRIARKTANNSSSEAGVSSKVPVVCLERLKILVSRCPPHGHPHTPLSQDRGLKPVELIGEQVAEQVSRGDLPLTREEDHPTASEDQSPEPPAAASSPGLTESPWLPDGDDCDSEKSQTLEASSTDPEPVSLPESESEPQPETVSLTDLGSEDNLGLEPLKEWDPSSQGDSHAESELESEQPAETELSSTAYSEPDLVSEPDSTAEVAVRLEPESAEPPPPQVEEEEQLSSSSDSSPRPEEVTELLPPVEEEQEMQEEAEVEAEEEAEEEAEEEAEEEAEMENEDFCAVCLIGGELLCCDRCPKVYHLSCHVPSLLSFPNGDWVCSLCRDVQQPEVEYDCENTRLSAELKGKALPYGLSASDLRKCEKLTLLIFSHALSAPFHEPVSPLARHYYQIIKRPMDLSVIRGKLNKSSHMHYFSPEEFVADVFLMFRNCAKFNYPDSEMAQAGRSLEAFFSTCLREVFPSQAFSSAGVEESDSDEYEGVEPGPVRGFPWPDRREQSHRKRKRRHSLNSRRQHF